GTCGAAGGCGACGGCAGGCCGCACCTGGAGGTTCATCTGCTCGACTTTGCCGGTGATCTCTACGGCAAGCGGATGACCGTAACCTTTCATGAAAAGATCCGTGATGAACAGCGATTCGATTCGCTGGACTCGCTGCAGCAGGCGATCCAGGCTGACTTCGCCACTGCCCGGGCCCTCTGGGGCCTCTGACTGACAAGTGTGGATGAGATGACCGATTACAAAGCGACGCTGAACCTGCCGGAAACGGCATTCCCGATGAAGGCCGGCCTGCCCACGCGCGAGCCTGAAACCCTGAAGCGCCTGAACAGTATCGATCTCTACCAGAAGATTCGCGACATCAGTCGCGGCCGCCCGCAGTTTGTTCTGCATGACGGCCCGCCCTATGCCAACGGCAGCATCCACATTGGTCACGCAGTCAACAAGATTCTCAAGGACATGATTACCCGGTCCAAGACGCTGTCGGGCTTCGATGCGCCCTACGTACCCGGTTGGGACTGTCATGGCCTGCCGATCGAGCACAAGATCGAGACTACCCATGGCAAGAACCTTGAGCCGGCCAAGACTCGCGAGCTCAGCCGTGCCTACGCCGCGGAGCAAATCGAGGGGCAGAAGAACGACTTCGTCCGGTTGGGTGTACTCGGCGACTGGGGCAACCCCTACAAGACCATGAACTTCCAGAACGAAGCCGGTCAGCTTCGTGCGCTGGCGAAGATGACCGAGCAGGGTTATGTGTTCAAGGGGCTGAAGCCGGTCAACTGGTGCTTCGATTGCGGCTCGGCGCTGGCCGAGGCTGAGGTCGAGTACGCAGATAAGCAGTCCCCGACTATCGATGTAGGCTTTCCCTGCGCCGAGCCGGAGAAGCTGGCTGCTGCCTTTGGCGTAGAGAGCCTGTCCAAACCTGCGCAGATGGTTATCTGGACTACCACCCCCTGGACCATCCCCGCCAACCAGGCGCTGAACATTCATCCCGAGTTCAACTACGCCCTGGTCGACGTTGGCGATCGCTATCTGGTGCTGGCCGAAGAGCTGGTCGAAAGTTGCCTGAAGCGCTACGGCCGCGAAGGGCAGGTGATCGCGACTACCACGGGCGACACGCTGGAACTGATCAACTTCCGGCATCCCTTCTACGATCGACTATCTCCGGTTTACCTGGCCGACTACGTCGAGCTCGGCGCCGGTACCGGCATCGTGCATTCCGCGCCGGCCTACGGTGAGGACGACTTCTATACCTGCAAGCGTTACGGCATGGTCAACGACGACATCCTTAACCCGGTGCAGGGCAACGGGGTGTACGTCGAATCGCTGGAGTTCTTCGGCGGCCAGTTCATCTGGAAGGCCAACCCGAACGTAGTCGCCAAGCTCGAAGAGGTGGACTGTCTGCTGGCGCACGAAAAGGTCAGCCACAGCTACATGCACTGCTGGCGTCACAAGACGCCGGTCATTTATCGCGCCACTGCGCAGTGGTTCGTCGGTATGGATGTGCAGGTGCAAGGCGAAACCCTGCGTGAGCGCGCGCTCAAGGCCATTGAGGACACGCAGTTCGTCCCCGCCTGGGGTAAGCAGCGTCTGCACAACATGATCGCTGGCCGTCCCGACTGGTGTATCTCCCGTCAGCGCACCTGGGGCGTGCCGATCCCGTTCTTCCTGCACAAGGAAAGCGGCGAGCTGCACCCGCGCACCATCGAACTCGTCGAACAGGTCGCGCAGCGCGTCGAACAGCAGGGCATCGAAGCCTGGTTCGCCATGGATGCATCCGAACTGCTGGGTGAAGAAGCGGCGCAGTACGACAAGATCAACGACACCATGGACGTCTGGTTCGACTCAGGAACCACGCACTGGCACGTCATGCGCGGCTCGCACCCGATGGGGCACGAAACCGGCCCGCGTGCGGACCTGTATCTGGAAGGCTCCGACCAGCACCGTGGCTGGTTCCATTCGTCCTTGCTGACCGGCTGCGCCATCGACGGTCACGCGCCGTACAAGGGCCTGCTGACCCACGGCTTCGTCGTCGACGAAAACGGCCGCAAGATGTCCAAGTCACTGGGCAATGTGGTGGCACCGCAGCAGGTCAACGACAGCCTGGGTGCCGATATCCTGCGCCTGTGGGTCGCCTCAAGCGACTATTCGGGCGAGATGGCGGTATCCAAGGTGATCCTGCAGCGCAGCGCTGATGCCTATCGCCGTATCCGCAATACTGCGCGCTTCCTGTTGGCGAACCTCAGCGGCTTCGAGCCCAAGGTTCACATGGTAGCGCCCGACCAGATGCTTGATCTGGATCGCTGGGCGGTCGACCGGGCGCTGGTGATGCAGCAGGAAATCATCGAGGCGTACGACAGCTACAAGTTCTGGAACGTCTACCAGAAAGTACACAACTTCTGCGTGCAGGAGCTGGGCGGCTTCTATCTGGACATCATCAAGGACCGGCAGTACACCACCGGTGCCGACAGCACCGCGCGGCGGTCCTGTCAGAGCGCGCTATATCATATCGCCGAAGCGCTGGTGCGGTGGATCGCGCCGATCCTGGCCTTCACTTCCGAAGAGATCTGGCAGAACCTCCCGGGCGAACGTGGCGAGTCCGTCATGCTCGATACCTGGTACCAGGGTCTTACCGCTTTGCCGGAAGGCGCAGCGCTGGATCGTGCGTTCTGGGACGACGTGATGCAGGTCAAGGCAGCGGTGAACAAGGAGCTGGAGAATCAGCGTAACGCCAAGGTGATCGGCGGCAATCTGCAGGCCGAGGTGACACTGTACGCGGAAGCTTCTCTGGCCCAGCGGCTGGCTCTGCTTGGTGACGAGTTGCGCTTCGTGCTTATCACATCGCGTGCCGACCTCGCTCCGCTGGAACAGGCTGGTGCCGAGGCGGTGGAGACCGAGCTGGGCGGGCTGAAGCTGGCCGTCGCCAAGTCCGGTAATCCGAAGTGCGGCCGCTGCTGGCACTTCCTCGCGGACGTGGGCAGCCATCCGGAGCACCCGGAAATCTGTGGTCGCTGCATCGAGAACATTGAAGGGCAGGGCGAGGCACGCCAGCATGCCTGAGCTTCGCTATAGCGGTCTGCGTTGGGTGTGGGTGGCTGTGTTGGTCATCGCGTTGGATCTGGCAACCAAGTGGATCGTCGACGATCGCTTGATGACGTTTCAACAGGTGCCGATTATCGACGGCCTTCTGAGTCTGACGCTGGCATTCAACTCGGGCGCCGCGTTCAGCTTTCTTGCTGATGCCGGAGGCTGGCAGCGGTGGTTCTTCATCGCCGTCGCGGTAGGCGTGAGCCTGATGTTGATCGTCTGGATGTCTCGCCTGCCGAAGGACAAGGTCATGGAGCCGATAGCGCTGTCGCTGGTACTCGGTGGCGCGCTGGGCAATCTGTATGACCGGATCGTCCACGGCCACGTCGTCGACTTCATTCTGGTTCACTGGCAGGACCAATGGTACTTTCCGGCTTTCAACGTCGCCGACAGTGCTATCACCGTCGGCGCCGGGCTGTTGATTGTGGATATGCTGCTATCGTCGGGTAAGGAGCAAGAGAGCAAGGCCTGACCTGTCACAGACCCTTCGCGGTCATGCCCGCTCCTACAAGGACGCTGCGCATCGAAAGGGTTTCTGTAGGAGCGCACCTGGGCGCGAAAGCAGACTCTCCAGCTCGCACGACACACGAGGGCGTTTCCCGCCCAACCACAACACATACGAAAGGTTCGACTATGAGCGAAACACGTATAGGGCACGACAGCGAAGTGACCCTGCATTTCACCGTGAAACTGCCAAACGGCGAAGTCGTCGACTCCACCGCAGACAAATCCCCGGCGACCTTCAAGGTTGGCGACGGCAACCTGCTGCCCGGGTTCGAACAGAGCCTGTTCGGTCTTAAGGCCGGCGACCAGCGCACCTTCGAGATCGAACCCGAGCACGGCTTCGGTCCAGGCAATCCGCAGAACATCCAGACGGTCCCGCGCGGCCAGTTCAATGAAATGGAGCTCGAACCCGGCCTGCTGGTGATTTTCCAGGACGCTGCCGGCGGTGAATTACCCGGCGTAGTGAAGACCGTGCACGACACCACCGTCGATGTAGACTTCAATCACCCACTCGCTGGCAAGACGATTACCTTCGAGGTCGAGATCCTTTCAGTCAGCTGAGCGCTCCGCTGCGGCTCGAATCGCCAGAGGCGCCCCGTTCATGGATAATGGGCGCTCGGCTTGCCCACTTCCGAGGCCCTCCATGCAGATCAAATTGGCAAATCCCCGCGGTTTCTGCGCAGGTGTCGACCGCGCGATCGAGATCGTAAACCGCGCGCTCGAAGTGTTCGGTCCGCCGATCTATGTGCGCCATGAAGTGGTGCACAACAAATTTGTTGTGGACGACCTGCGTAGCCGCGGCGCCATCTTCGTCGAAGAGATCGAGCAGGTGCCGGACGACGTCATCGTCATCTTCAGTGCCCATGGTGTTTCCCAGGCGGTGCGCAAAGAAGCAGCCGACCGCGGCTTGAAGGTGTTCGATGCGACATGCCCGCTGGTGACCAAGGTGCATCTCGAGGTCGCCAAGTACAGCCGAGACGGCCGCGAATGCATCCTCATAGGCCACGCCGGCCATCCCGAGGTGGAAGGCACC
The nucleotide sequence above comes from Halopseudomonas xinjiangensis. Encoded proteins:
- the lspA gene encoding signal peptidase II, producing the protein MPELRYSGLRWVWVAVLVIALDLATKWIVDDRLMTFQQVPIIDGLLSLTLAFNSGAAFSFLADAGGWQRWFFIAVAVGVSLMLIVWMSRLPKDKVMEPIALSLVLGGALGNLYDRIVHGHVVDFILVHWQDQWYFPAFNVADSAITVGAGLLIVDMLLSSGKEQESKA
- the fkpB gene encoding FKBP-type peptidyl-prolyl cis-trans isomerase; this translates as MSETRIGHDSEVTLHFTVKLPNGEVVDSTADKSPATFKVGDGNLLPGFEQSLFGLKAGDQRTFEIEPEHGFGPGNPQNIQTVPRGQFNEMELEPGLLVIFQDAAGGELPGVVKTVHDTTVDVDFNHPLAGKTITFEVEILSVS
- the ileS gene encoding isoleucine--tRNA ligase; this translates as MTDYKATLNLPETAFPMKAGLPTREPETLKRLNSIDLYQKIRDISRGRPQFVLHDGPPYANGSIHIGHAVNKILKDMITRSKTLSGFDAPYVPGWDCHGLPIEHKIETTHGKNLEPAKTRELSRAYAAEQIEGQKNDFVRLGVLGDWGNPYKTMNFQNEAGQLRALAKMTEQGYVFKGLKPVNWCFDCGSALAEAEVEYADKQSPTIDVGFPCAEPEKLAAAFGVESLSKPAQMVIWTTTPWTIPANQALNIHPEFNYALVDVGDRYLVLAEELVESCLKRYGREGQVIATTTGDTLELINFRHPFYDRLSPVYLADYVELGAGTGIVHSAPAYGEDDFYTCKRYGMVNDDILNPVQGNGVYVESLEFFGGQFIWKANPNVVAKLEEVDCLLAHEKVSHSYMHCWRHKTPVIYRATAQWFVGMDVQVQGETLRERALKAIEDTQFVPAWGKQRLHNMIAGRPDWCISRQRTWGVPIPFFLHKESGELHPRTIELVEQVAQRVEQQGIEAWFAMDASELLGEEAAQYDKINDTMDVWFDSGTTHWHVMRGSHPMGHETGPRADLYLEGSDQHRGWFHSSLLTGCAIDGHAPYKGLLTHGFVVDENGRKMSKSLGNVVAPQQVNDSLGADILRLWVASSDYSGEMAVSKVILQRSADAYRRIRNTARFLLANLSGFEPKVHMVAPDQMLDLDRWAVDRALVMQQEIIEAYDSYKFWNVYQKVHNFCVQELGGFYLDIIKDRQYTTGADSTARRSCQSALYHIAEALVRWIAPILAFTSEEIWQNLPGERGESVMLDTWYQGLTALPEGAALDRAFWDDVMQVKAAVNKELENQRNAKVIGGNLQAEVTLYAEASLAQRLALLGDELRFVLITSRADLAPLEQAGAEAVETELGGLKLAVAKSGNPKCGRCWHFLADVGSHPEHPEICGRCIENIEGQGEARQHA